One Coccinella septempunctata chromosome 8, icCocSept1.1, whole genome shotgun sequence genomic window carries:
- the LOC123318248 gene encoding uncharacterized protein LOC123318248: MLSNHVFNLYQPVNTDESIVKIGSRTYLPFVKSFNHSDVIEITINRTDCWLLMHDAAIIIKGKVQKTKGNRDVKLVQNAGAFLFDSIIYELCGMEIENVRDPGIISTMRGYLIYEEDDSKLLETGGWNYPKTPTVNTDGSFIFRIPVHHLFNFFKDYQMAMCGKQTFRFFRAQNDHNAIKITSSDPKDHTEAKITIDSMELKVKHIYPNDIIKMDLLNAIRSNKPILMPFRKWEIHELPSLPYGGNKEIWAVKTSTEIECPRFIICGFQTDKKNKSSEDITEFNHINITDIRALLNSDIIPQENLRLNFDKNEYAEAYQNYTQFAQSYGIFKKSPLLTFSEFKEKPVFVLDCSRRDQTFKATTIDVKLEIESSKGFPNNTRVLCIIVHDCIIEFKPLTEEIKKITNF, encoded by the coding sequence ATGTTGTCCAATCACGTTTTCAACCTCTATCAACCCGTAAACACCGATGAATCTATAGTAAAAATCGGAAGTCGAACCTATTTGCCATTCGTTAAATCCTTCAATCATTCCGATGTCATTGAAATCACGATAAATCGAACAGACTGTTGGCTTTTGATGCATGATGCTGCTATCATTATCAAAGGAAAAGTACAGAAAACAAAAGGCAATAGAGATGTTAAACTAGTTCAAAATGCTGGAGCATTTCTCTTCGATTCAATTATTTATGAACTCTGCGGTATGGAGATAGAGAATGTTCGAGATCCAGGTATTATATCAACAATGCGAGGATACCTAATTTATGAGGAGGATGATTCAAAACTACTCGAAACGGGAGGATGGAACTACCCGAAAACACCAACTGTGAACACAGATGGAAGTTTTATATTCAGAATACCAGTCCACcatttattcaactttttcaaaGATTACCAAATGGCTATGTGTGGTAAGCAAACGTTCCGATTCTTCAGAGCACAAAATGATCATAATGCGATAAAAATAACATCGTCGGATCCTAAGGATCATACAGAAGCAAAAATCACCATTGATAGTATGGAATTGAAGGTGAAACATATTTATCCGAATGATATTATCAAGATGGATTTATTGAATGCTATAAGGTCTAATAAACCTATATTAATGCCATTCAGGAAGTGGGAGATTCATGAATTACCATCATTACCATATGGGGGTAATAAGGAGATTTGGGCTGTTAAAACATCTACAGAAATCGAGTGTCCAAGATTCATAATTTGTGGGTTTCAAACtgataagaaaaataaaagttctgAGGACATAACTGAATTCAATCATATAAATATAACAGATATTCGAGCATTATTGAATTCGGACATCATTCCGCAAGAAAATTTACGTTTGAATTTCGATAAGAATGAATATGCTGAAGCTTATCAGAATTACACTCAATTTGCTCAGAGTTATGGAATTTTCAAGAAATCCCCACTCCTGACCTTCAGCGAATTCAAAGAAAAGCCTGTTTTTGTACTGGACTGTTCCAGAAGAGATCAGACGTTCAAAGCTACAACAATTGATGTGAAACTAGAAATAGAGTCCTCGAAGGGATTTCCAAATAATACAAGAGTTTTATGTATTATAGTACATGACTGCATTATAGAATTTAAACCTCTAacagaagaaattaaaaaaattactaaTTTCTAA
- the LOC123319062 gene encoding uncharacterized protein LOC123319062, giving the protein MTSFCASPISFSSSSSLMVFSKRCASTNPFVVMTRGRIDVEYHNIRPVVRNGSVSDEWMVPIQFHFLIFQYFFRAMAWWYAFAMALWRSVYSLGARMGQDDVTCWIVSVAWEHLRHLSLGKFLFIICF; this is encoded by the exons ATGACCTCCTTTTGTGCCTCTCCGATTAGCTTTTCATCTAGTTCCAGCTTAATGGTGTTTTCGAAAAGATGTGCCTCCACTAATCCGTTTGTGGTTATGACGAGGGGTAGGATTGATGTAGAG taTCACAATATCCGGCCGGTTGTGCGCAATGGGTCTGTCAGTGACGAGTGGATGGTCCCAATACAGTTTCATTTCCTCATTTTCCAGTATTTCTTTAG GGCGATGGCTTGGTGGTATGCCTTTGCCATGGCATTGTGGCGGTCCGTGTATTCCCTTGGAGCGAGGATGGGGCAGGATGACGTGACGTGTTGGATTGTTTCAGTCGCCTGGGAGCATTTGCGGCATTTGTCATTAGGTAAGTTCTTATTCATTATCTGTTTTTGA